Below is a genomic region from Candidatus Caldatribacterium sp..
TATGTGCAGCAGTGGCTGGGGAGATGACTCCAGAAGAAGCTATGAATACACTTGCCGAAAGGATACGACTTTACCACTCACAGGCTATTCAGGAGCAAAAGCAGTAATATCTATAGAGGGGAATTGGGTAGGGTTTGCTTTGCCCAATTCCCCTCTGCCGGAGGAGGAGGGAAGCTTAATCATGACTTTGCGGGAGTTGGAAAGGATTGATAAAGACCGACGATCCTTAATGTTCGAACTAAGGCGAGGCAGGTATTTCCGCTACGTCATCCTTGCCCCGGCCATGAGTGTTATCTTCTTCTTTGCGCTATTCCCCCTATTCTACACGTTGAGGCTCAGCTTTACAAACCAAGTACTTACGAATCCGAATCCTCCTTTATTTGTGGGTCTTGCGGGCTACCGCAGAGCCCTAAATGACCCGATGTTTTGGTCATCACTTGGGAGAACGGCATTTTTCACGCTCGGTGCTGTTTCACTGGAGATGATTTTGGGAACACTTATTGCGTTTCTACTCTCCCAGCCTCTTGCGGGGAAGGGCTTGATTAGAACCTTGATGCTTTTGCCAGTCGCAGTTGCTCCTATTGCAATGGGTTTAGTGTGGAGATACATGTACCACGCTGACTTTGGGATATTTAACTTTCTGGTGGAACGAATTGGGTTGGCCAGGAGAAATTGGCTTGGTGAGCCATCCATCGCGATGTTTGCAATTATTCTGTTCGATGTATGGCAGTGGACACCGTTTGTAGCTTTTGTGCTTTCTGCGGCTCTTCATGCACTTCCAAGAGAACCATTTGAAGCTGCTCAAGTGGATGGAGCTCCTAAGTGGCTCGTTTTTAAGTCGCTTATTGTACCCATGATAGCTCCCGTTTGGTTTTTTGTGTTTCTTCTAAGGGTCATAGATGCCGTGCGGCTTTATGACCCAATTTATGCTCTGACGCGTGGTGGCCCAGGAACTGCCACAGAAACACTAAGTTGGTATCTGTACAGAAACGCCTTTGCCTACTGGGATATGGGTTATTCCGCTGTTATTGCGCTTCTCTTCCTATACGCAATGATGATTCTCAGCTCCCTGGTAATACGGGTTATGAATAGGATTGCTGGAAGGGAGGGATAACTTCGTGTATACCCGACTTACAGGTAGGTTAAAGGTTAACATACCCGCAACGGTTCTCGCATTCATTATTGCACTGATTTTTGCTTTCCCAATCTACTGGATGATTTGTACCTCCTTTAAGCAACCACTGGATATACTTACCCCTCGACCGAAAATAGTTTTTTCCCCAACTCTCGAAAACTATTCTTACCTCCAGGAAAAAAGCCATTTCGGAAAGTACATTCTTAACAGTCTTGTCGTGTCTGTCTCTTCTACCGCGATTGTTTGTGCGCTTGGGTTTTTAGCTGCGTATTCCCTTGCCAGGTATAACGTCGGAGGTGGTCAACTGGCCTTCTTTATCCTTTCCACGAGAATGTTCCCTCCTATTGCTGTTGTAATACCATACTTTCTTATCTTCCGTTCCCTTGGTCTCATCGATACAAGGCTTGGTCTCATCATCTGTTACACGATGTTTAATTTGCCGTTTGCAATTTGGCTACTTATGACGTTCATTAAGGATATCCCGGTTGGTCTTGAAGATGCAGCCCGAATTGATGGTTATACGCCGTTCCAGGTGCTCTTGAAAGTTGTTGTTCCCCTACTAGCCCCTGGTCTTGCTGTCACTGCCATTTTCTGTCTATTGTTTAGCTGGAATGAATTCCTATTTGCTTTCCTCTTAACCCGATCTATGGCTACAACCGTAACTGTTGGTGTTGCGGGATTCTGGACTCAACGGGGAATTCTTTGGGGGCCAATGTGTGCAGCCGCGACCGTGACAGTAACCCCTATGCTTGTGTTCACTTTATTCCTGCAAAGGTACATAGTAAGGGGTCTTACTTTTGGTGCGGTAAAGGGGTGAAGGAGCTTGAGCATGGGTGATCGCGTATTTTGGGGGGCTGTGCTCTTCGTTTTCATTTGCCTGTTCTGGCTCAAGTACTTGGAGAGGTTTATTCCAATGTGGTTTGGTACTATCGTTGCAGTGGCTGCTTTCTTGGCCATGGTGGTCGTTGCTCGGCCGAAAAGAAGTGGTCATCGTGTGTCAGGCGGAAAGACTCAAGAACATTAGGGCGTAACTTGGCGTATAGTTGTTTCGAGTAGGGGGTAAGAGATAGTGGCTGAAGTAGAGGTAAGAAATCTTTGCAAATGCTTTGGGAACGTAAAGGCCCTGAATGATGTGTCCTTTACTGTTCGTGATCAAGAGTTTTTTGTCATACTAGGTCCTTCAGGCGCGGGGAAAACGACGCTTCTGCGAATCATAGCTGGAGTAGAAGTGCCTACTGCTGGTGAAGTGTATTTCGATGGCGTTCGTGTGACGAACTGGGCTCCTGAGGACCGTCAAGTTGCGATGGTCTTTGAAGATTATCATCTCTATCCCCACCTTACTGTCCGCGAGAACCTGGCGAGTTCCTTGCGTGCGCTAAAACTGCCGCGGCGCGACCAAGAGGAAAAAGTTGAGCAGATAGCAGATATGCTCCAAATAAGGCATTTGCTTGATAGATATCCCGGCCAGTTAAGTGGTGGCCAGAGGCAGAGAGTGGCACTGGGTCGTGCTTTGATAAAACCAGCACGGGTTTACCTCCTTGACGAACCGATAGCACACCTTGACGCAAAATTGCGGCACAGAATGCGTGGAGAACTTACCTTGATGTGTCGGCAACTTAAGTCCACCATAATTTATGTTACACACGATTACAGAGAAGCCTTAGCAATGGCCGATCGGATTCTGGTTCTACGTGCTGGACAGATAGAACAAATAGGACCTCCAAGCGAGGTATATCTAAGGCCTGCAACACGGTTTGTAGCTGACTTTGTGGGAGAGCCACCAATGAATCTAATCGAAGGTATCTTCGTTGTTAGGGATGGGATAGGTGTTCTGCGAATAGGTGAACAGGAGTTAATGCTGCCTCCAACAGTCTGGGCTAAGTACCACGAGTTTGCTACTAAGAAAGCTGATGAGCCAGTGTCGCTGACGGTAACAATGGGCATCAGAGCGCAGCATCTGGAGGTGTGGGATAGGGAACCCTCGGTACCTTGTCTTAGAGGTACAGTGTACGTTACGGAGAGTGTCGGTCGAAAAAATATTCTAACCTGCTTAGTGAACAATGTGCTTGTGCAGGTGGTTACAAGCAGGGAATCCCATTTCGACGTCAACCAAGCTATCTGGTTAGTGCCCTATCTTGATCACGTTGTGCTTTTTTTCGAGTAGATTAAGAGGACTCGTTATGTTAATCTTCATTCTTTTACAAGTAGGTGAGTACACTTGGCGCGGATAAGACTCGAGCACGTATGGAAGGTTTATGGCAAGGTAGAGGCTGTTAGAGATCTCTCGCTTGATATTCGTGACGGGGAGTTCGTCGTTTTATTAGGTCCGTCCGGTTGTGGTAAAACCTCGACCTTGCGGATGATCGCAGGGCTCGAGGAAGTATCAGCTGGAGAAATCTTCTTTGATGACAAGCAGGTAACAAAGTTACCACCAGCCGAGAGAAACGTTGCAATGGCCTTTGAGAACTATGCGTTGTACCCTTCCTTAACTGTCTGGGATAATGTTGCCTTTCCACTGGTAGCTCGCCGGGTCAGTAAGGCGGAGATTAAAAAACGTGTTCAAAAGGTACTAGAGGTATTGGAGATCGAGAATCTTGCCAGAGTGAAGCCATCCCAGCTCTCAGACGGCCAAAAGCAAAGAGTTGGCTTAGCCCGTGCGCTGGTTAGGGAACCGGTGGTATTCCTGCTTGACGAACCGTTATCCCATTTGGATGCCAGACAAAGAGTGAAGATGAGGGTATTTCTCAAAAGGTTTCATCAGGAAACTGGGATCACCATGATAATGGTGACTCATGATCAAGCGGAGGCACTTGCTGTGGCTGATAGGATTGCTGTCATGAATGAAGGCCGACTGGAACAGATTGGCAGCCCCGTTGAGTTGTATGACAGACCGAGAACGCTTTTCGTGGCAGGCTTCATAGGTGAACCACCGATGAATCTTTTACCGTGTCGGGTTTCTGCAAAAGATGGGCGTGTCTTTC
It encodes:
- a CDS encoding sugar ABC transporter permease, whose protein sequence is MFELRRGRYFRYVILAPAMSVIFFFALFPLFYTLRLSFTNQVLTNPNPPLFVGLAGYRRALNDPMFWSSLGRTAFFTLGAVSLEMILGTLIAFLLSQPLAGKGLIRTLMLLPVAVAPIAMGLVWRYMYHADFGIFNFLVERIGLARRNWLGEPSIAMFAIILFDVWQWTPFVAFVLSAALHALPREPFEAAQVDGAPKWLVFKSLIVPMIAPVWFFVFLLRVIDAVRLYDPIYALTRGGPGTATETLSWYLYRNAFAYWDMGYSAVIALLFLYAMMILSSLVIRVMNRIAGREG
- a CDS encoding carbohydrate ABC transporter permease, with the protein product MICTSFKQPLDILTPRPKIVFSPTLENYSYLQEKSHFGKYILNSLVVSVSSTAIVCALGFLAAYSLARYNVGGGQLAFFILSTRMFPPIAVVIPYFLIFRSLGLIDTRLGLIICYTMFNLPFAIWLLMTFIKDIPVGLEDAARIDGYTPFQVLLKVVVPLLAPGLAVTAIFCLLFSWNEFLFAFLLTRSMATTVTVGVAGFWTQRGILWGPMCAAATVTVTPMLVFTLFLQRYIVRGLTFGAVKG
- a CDS encoding ABC transporter ATP-binding protein, producing MAEVEVRNLCKCFGNVKALNDVSFTVRDQEFFVILGPSGAGKTTLLRIIAGVEVPTAGEVYFDGVRVTNWAPEDRQVAMVFEDYHLYPHLTVRENLASSLRALKLPRRDQEEKVEQIADMLQIRHLLDRYPGQLSGGQRQRVALGRALIKPARVYLLDEPIAHLDAKLRHRMRGELTLMCRQLKSTIIYVTHDYREALAMADRILVLRAGQIEQIGPPSEVYLRPATRFVADFVGEPPMNLIEGIFVVRDGIGVLRIGEQELMLPPTVWAKYHEFATKKADEPVSLTVTMGIRAQHLEVWDREPSVPCLRGTVYVTESVGRKNILTCLVNNVLVQVVTSRESHFDVNQAIWLVPYLDHVVLFFE
- a CDS encoding ABC transporter ATP-binding protein gives rise to the protein MARIRLEHVWKVYGKVEAVRDLSLDIRDGEFVVLLGPSGCGKTSTLRMIAGLEEVSAGEIFFDDKQVTKLPPAERNVAMAFENYALYPSLTVWDNVAFPLVARRVSKAEIKKRVQKVLEVLEIENLARVKPSQLSDGQKQRVGLARALVREPVVFLLDEPLSHLDARQRVKMRVFLKRFHQETGITMIMVTHDQAEALAVADRIAVMNEGRLEQIGSPVELYDRPRTLFVAGFIGEPPMNLLPCRVSAKDGRVFLIGQNFSVLLPDSIHLSNGWGSSEAVILGVRPEDLEVCETCEKDTVFSGDVE